A region from the Dysidea avara chromosome 15, odDysAvar1.4, whole genome shotgun sequence genome encodes:
- the LOC136245953 gene encoding uncharacterized protein, with the protein MGKELSEKVYWKELSNLTSTSQNKKRLPLVVYFSTKKGSLAHLLRLDRVTGFQQGYHLEVVTDLSTETFLLAFHRFVSRKSLPSVVMSDNSSMYMSAATELYNLFNSKTLATSLERQGVEWKFIPKKAPWFVGFCERSVGLTKNCLKKVLGRAHISLTTLETMVVEIEAVLNDRPLTYLSDDPLDPVPLTPTHLLYGRRIIRVPHELLSDVHDEDYGDTSDVSRRARVLAYLLEHLRHRWKQEYLTSLREFCKHSGNNIQKISIGDVVLVHDEGPRIQWKLAVIEKLNKGRDGMICSADIRTSTGKTNRPIVKLYPLEVTTNGTEPVNITAVEEQDGRVSVNRPPRRTAAKKATRQISEWTKLLVAAPRGCHEVER; encoded by the exons ATGGGTAAGGAATTGTCAGAAAAAGTGTACTGGAAGGAACTATCCAACCTTACAAGCACCTCACAGAACAAGAAACGGCTACCATTAGTTGTCTATTTCTCGACAAAGAAG GGGTCATTGGCACACTTACTGCGATTAGACAGAGTTACTGGATTCCAACAG GGCTATCACCTAGAAGTAGTGACGGACCTGTCCACTGAGACATTTCTGTTGGCTTTCCACAGATTTGTCAGTCGGAAATCTCTCCCATCAGTAGTTATGTCTGACAATTCTTCCATGTACATGTCAGCTGCAACGGAGTTATACAACCTGTTCAATTCCAAGACACTTGCTACATCACTTGAACGACAAGGTGTGGAATGGAAATTTATTCCTAAGAAGGCTCCCTGGTTCGTGGGGTTTTGTGAAAGGTCAGTTGGATTAACAAAGAATTGCCTGAAGAAAGTCCTAGGTAGAGCACACATTAGCCTAACTACACTTGAAACGATGGTGGTAGAGATTGAAGCTGTCTTAAATGACAGACCACTCACTTACCTTTCTGATGACCCTCTTGATCCTGTACCACTTACACCTACACATCTCTTATACGGCAGAAGAATTATCAGAGTTCCTCATGAACTTCTTTCTGATGTGCATGATGAAGATTATGGTGACACCTCAGATGTAAGCAGGAGAGCAAGAGTCCTTGCATACCTTTTAGAACACTTAAGACACAGATGGAAGCAAGAGTATCTCACCTCATTACGTGAATTTTGCAAACACTCAGGGAACAATATACAGAAGATCAGCATCGGTGATGTTGTTTTAGTCCATGATGAGGGACCACGGATACAATGGAAGCTTGCAGTCATAGAGAAACTGAACAAAGGTAGAGATGGTATGATTTGTTCAGCAGACATccgaaccagcactgggaaaACAAATAGACCAATTGTGAAGCTTTACCCACTAGAGGTAACAACTAATGGTACTGAACCTGTTAACATTACAGCAGTTGAAGAACAAGATGGAAGAGTTTCTGTTAACAGACCCCCAAGGCGAACTGCTGCCAAGAAAGCAACCAGACAGATCTCAGAATGGACTAAGTTGCTAGTCGCCGCCCCCAGAGGATGTCATGAAGTAGAACGCTGA